In one window of Streptomyces roseofulvus DNA:
- the recG gene encoding ATP-dependent DNA helicase RecG has translation MEDVPALDEPLKKSLGPATAKVMAEALDLHTVGDLLHHYPRRYAERGELTTLSDLPLDEHVTVVAQVSDARVHTFNGAKGRSQRLEVTITDGYGRLQLVFFGKGVHKPHHDLVPGTRAMFSGKVSLFNRRLQLAHPAYELLRGDGDAAVDAWAGALIPIYPATTKLESWKIAKAVDAVLPSAADAVDPLPAALREGRGLAELPDALRLIHRPRTQADIAAARERLKWDEAFVLQVALARRRHADTQLPAVPRRPAPDGLLTAFDAKLPFTLTDGQLKVSKEIFDDLATDHPMHRLLQGEVGSGKTMVALRAMLAVVDAGGQAAMLAPTEVLAQQHHRSVTEMMGELAEGGMLGGADQATKVVLLTGSMGAAARRQALLDLVTGEAGVVIGTHALIEDKVRFHDLGLVVVDEQHRFGVEQRDALRGKGKQPPHLLVMTATPIPRTVAMTVFGDLETSVLDQLPAGRSPIASHVVPAADKPHFLARAWERVREEVENGHQAYVVCPRIGDDVDEAAEKKAAKRKPSAEDEAEKRPPLAVLDVAEKLAAGPLAGLRIAVLHGRMHPDDKDDVMRRFAAGELDVLVATTVIEVGVNVPNATAMVIMDADRFGVSQLHQLRGRVGRGSAPGLCLLVTEMPEASPARQRLGAVASTLDGFELSRIDLEQRREGDVLGQAQSGVRSSLRVLAVIDDEEVIAAAREEATALVLADPDLAAHPGLRTALDALLSEEREEYLEKG, from the coding sequence ATGGAGGACGTGCCCGCGCTCGACGAACCCCTCAAGAAGTCCCTCGGCCCCGCCACCGCCAAGGTCATGGCCGAGGCCCTCGACCTGCACACGGTCGGCGACCTCCTCCACCACTACCCCCGGCGGTACGCCGAGCGGGGCGAGCTGACCACCCTCTCCGACCTGCCGCTCGACGAGCACGTGACGGTGGTCGCCCAGGTCTCCGACGCCCGGGTGCACACCTTCAACGGCGCCAAGGGCCGCAGCCAGCGGCTCGAAGTGACCATCACCGACGGCTACGGCCGGCTCCAGCTGGTCTTCTTCGGCAAGGGCGTCCACAAGCCCCACCACGACCTCGTGCCCGGCACCCGCGCGATGTTCTCCGGCAAGGTCTCCCTCTTCAACCGCCGCCTCCAGCTCGCCCACCCGGCCTACGAGCTGCTGCGCGGCGACGGCGACGCGGCGGTGGACGCCTGGGCCGGCGCGCTCATCCCGATCTACCCGGCGACCACCAAGCTGGAGTCCTGGAAGATCGCCAAGGCCGTCGACGCGGTCCTGCCGAGCGCCGCGGACGCCGTCGACCCGCTCCCCGCCGCCCTGCGCGAGGGCCGCGGCCTCGCCGAACTCCCCGACGCGCTCCGCCTGATCCACCGCCCCCGCACCCAGGCCGACATCGCCGCCGCCCGCGAACGGCTCAAGTGGGACGAGGCGTTCGTCCTCCAGGTCGCCCTCGCCCGCCGCCGGCACGCCGACACCCAGCTCCCCGCCGTCCCCCGCCGCCCCGCCCCCGACGGCCTCCTCACCGCCTTCGACGCCAAGCTGCCCTTCACGCTCACCGACGGCCAGCTCAAGGTCTCCAAGGAGATCTTCGACGACCTCGCCACCGACCACCCCATGCACCGCCTGCTCCAGGGCGAGGTCGGCTCGGGCAAGACCATGGTCGCCCTGCGGGCCATGCTCGCCGTCGTCGACGCCGGGGGACAGGCCGCCATGCTCGCCCCCACCGAGGTCCTCGCCCAGCAGCACCACCGGTCCGTCACCGAGATGATGGGCGAGCTCGCCGAGGGCGGCATGCTCGGCGGCGCCGACCAGGCCACCAAGGTCGTGCTCCTCACCGGCTCCATGGGGGCCGCCGCCCGCCGCCAGGCCCTCCTCGACCTGGTCACCGGCGAGGCCGGCGTCGTCATCGGCACGCACGCGCTCATCGAGGACAAGGTCAGGTTCCACGACCTGGGCCTGGTCGTCGTCGACGAGCAGCACCGCTTCGGCGTCGAGCAGCGCGACGCGCTCCGCGGCAAGGGCAAGCAGCCGCCGCACCTGCTGGTGATGACCGCGACCCCCATCCCCAGGACCGTCGCCATGACCGTCTTCGGCGACCTGGAGACCTCCGTCCTCGACCAGCTCCCCGCCGGACGCTCCCCGATCGCCAGCCACGTCGTCCCGGCCGCCGACAAGCCGCACTTCCTCGCCCGCGCCTGGGAGCGCGTCCGGGAGGAGGTCGAGAACGGCCACCAGGCGTACGTGGTCTGCCCCCGCATCGGCGACGACGTCGACGAGGCGGCCGAGAAGAAGGCCGCCAAGCGCAAGCCCTCCGCCGAGGACGAGGCCGAGAAGCGCCCCCCGCTCGCCGTCCTCGACGTCGCCGAGAAGCTCGCCGCCGGCCCCCTCGCCGGGCTCCGGATCGCCGTCCTGCACGGGCGCATGCACCCCGACGACAAGGACGACGTCATGCGCCGGTTCGCCGCCGGCGAGCTCGACGTCCTCGTCGCCACCACCGTCATCGAGGTCGGCGTCAACGTGCCCAACGCCACCGCCATGGTGATCATGGACGCCGACCGCTTCGGCGTCTCCCAGCTCCACCAGCTCCGCGGCCGCGTCGGCCGCGGCTCCGCCCCCGGCCTCTGCCTCCTCGTCACCGAGATGCCCGAGGCGAGCCCCGCCCGGCAGCGCCTCGGCGCCGTCGCCTCCACCCTCGACGGCTTCGAGCTCTCCCGCATCGACCTCGAACAGCGCCGCGAGGGCGACGTCCTCGGCCAGGCCCAGTCCGGCGTCCGCTCGTCCCTGCGGGTCCTCGCCGTCATCGACGACGAGGAGGTCATCGCCGCCGCCCGCGAGGAGGCCACCGCCCTCGTCCTCGCCGACCCGGACCTGGCCGCCCACCCGGGCCTGCGCACCGCCCTGGACGCCCTGCTCAGCGAGGAGCGGGAGGAGTACCTGGAGAAGGGCTGA
- the thiD gene encoding bifunctional hydroxymethylpyrimidine kinase/phosphomethylpyrimidine kinase, giving the protein MSPAPPLVLTVAGSDSGGGAGIQADLKTMLTLGVHGMSVLTAVTAQNSRGVRGAWELPEEAVRAQYRAVVDDIGVHAVKTGMLASAALVETVAELLAGTDAPVVVDPVGVSKHGDPLLAASALDSVRAKLLPAATVATPNLDEVTQLTGIEVEDEDGMRRAADAILGYGPRWALIKGGHLPGGAAEAVDLLTDGTEEHWLRAPRYDNRHTHGTGCTLASAVASGLAKGLPVPEAVHEAKAYVTGAIAAGFALGEGIGPVDHGWALRR; this is encoded by the coding sequence GTGAGTCCCGCCCCGCCGCTCGTCCTGACCGTCGCCGGATCCGACTCCGGCGGCGGCGCCGGGATCCAGGCCGACCTCAAGACGATGCTCACGCTCGGCGTGCACGGCATGAGCGTGCTCACGGCCGTCACCGCCCAGAACTCGCGGGGCGTGCGGGGCGCCTGGGAACTGCCCGAGGAGGCGGTGCGGGCCCAGTACCGGGCCGTCGTCGACGACATCGGCGTCCACGCGGTCAAGACCGGCATGCTGGCCTCCGCCGCGCTCGTGGAGACGGTCGCGGAACTCCTCGCGGGGACGGACGCGCCCGTGGTCGTCGACCCGGTCGGCGTCTCCAAGCACGGGGACCCGCTGCTCGCCGCCTCCGCCCTGGACTCCGTCCGCGCGAAGCTGCTGCCCGCCGCGACCGTCGCCACGCCCAACCTGGACGAGGTGACACAGCTCACCGGGATCGAGGTCGAGGACGAGGACGGGATGCGCCGGGCCGCCGACGCGATCCTCGGGTACGGGCCGCGCTGGGCGCTGATCAAGGGCGGCCATCTGCCCGGCGGCGCCGCGGAGGCCGTGGACCTGCTCACCGACGGCACCGAGGAGCACTGGCTGCGCGCGCCCCGGTACGACAACCGGCACACCCACGGCACCGGCTGCACCCTCGCGTCGGCGGTCGCGTCCGGACTCGCCAAGGGGCTCCCCGTCCCGGAGGCCGTCCACGAGGCCAAGGCGTACGTCACCGGGGCGATCGCCGCCGGCTTCGCCCTGGGGGAGGGCATCGGCCCCGTCGACCACGGGTGGGCGCTGCGCCGCTGA
- the coaD gene encoding pantetheine-phosphate adenylyltransferase encodes MRRAVCPGSFDPITNGHLDIIARASKLYDVVHVAVMINQSKKGLFSVEERIELIREVTADFGNVEVESFQGLLVDFCKQRDIPAIVKGLRAVSDFDYELQMAQMNNGLSGVETLFVPTNPTYSFLSSSLVKEVAAWGGDVSHLVPPAVLGRLTERLGRK; translated from the coding sequence ATGCGCCGCGCCGTCTGCCCGGGGTCCTTCGACCCCATCACCAACGGACACCTCGACATCATCGCCCGCGCCTCGAAGCTGTACGACGTCGTGCACGTCGCGGTGATGATCAACCAGTCCAAGAAGGGCCTGTTCTCGGTCGAGGAGCGGATCGAGCTGATCCGCGAGGTCACCGCCGACTTCGGCAACGTCGAGGTGGAGTCCTTCCAGGGCCTGCTCGTCGACTTCTGCAAGCAGCGCGACATCCCCGCCATCGTCAAGGGCCTGCGCGCGGTCAGCGACTTCGACTACGAGCTGCAGATGGCCCAGATGAACAACGGCCTGTCGGGCGTCGAGACGCTCTTCGTGCCCACCAACCCCACCTACAGCTTCCTGTCGTCGTCCCTGGTCAAGGAGGTCGCGGCCTGGGGCGGCGACGTCTCCCACCTGGTGCCCCCCGCGGTCCTCGGCCGGCTCACCGAGCGGCTCGGGCGGAAGTGA
- a CDS encoding ATP synthase F0 subunit B: MDVQKKLDEIVATVQNARSMPMSASCVVNRAELLALLDEVRGALPNSLAQAQELIGGREQMVEQARQEAERIIEAAHAERGTIVSDTQIARQSQEEADRILSEARREAEEIRAEADEYVDSKLANFEVVLNKTIGAVDRGREKLLGRGPGLDEHGYADEDAPEYSADPQTLIGRADEYVDAKLGAFEAVLSKTLEAVGRGRQKLHGRIATDALGEHMAAQDGLGHSVHTSDADYLAGLAELADPEPAAAPAPAPVAAQIPAQHEPDPYAYQQQPQQVDPYGYPQQDPYAYQQPQQVDAYGYPQQDPYAYQQQPQVQQQPAALDETSFFDTSMIDLEQLRRYEQGQ, encoded by the coding sequence GTGGACGTGCAGAAGAAGCTCGACGAGATCGTCGCGACCGTACAGAACGCCCGCTCGATGCCCATGTCGGCCTCCTGCGTGGTCAACCGCGCCGAGCTGCTCGCCCTCCTCGACGAGGTGCGGGGCGCCCTGCCGAACTCCCTCGCCCAGGCCCAGGAGCTGATCGGCGGGCGGGAGCAGATGGTCGAGCAGGCCCGCCAGGAGGCCGAGCGGATCATCGAGGCCGCGCACGCCGAGCGCGGCACGATCGTCTCCGACACCCAGATCGCCCGGCAGTCCCAGGAGGAGGCCGACCGGATCCTCTCCGAGGCCCGCCGCGAGGCCGAGGAGATCCGCGCCGAGGCCGACGAGTACGTCGACTCCAAGCTCGCCAACTTCGAGGTCGTCCTCAACAAGACCATCGGCGCCGTCGACCGCGGCCGCGAGAAGCTCCTCGGCCGCGGCCCGGGCCTGGACGAGCACGGCTACGCCGACGAGGACGCCCCCGAGTACAGCGCCGACCCGCAGACGCTGATCGGGCGCGCCGACGAGTACGTGGACGCCAAGCTGGGCGCCTTCGAGGCGGTCCTCTCCAAGACCCTGGAGGCCGTCGGCCGCGGCCGGCAGAAGCTGCACGGCCGGATCGCCACCGACGCCCTCGGCGAGCACATGGCCGCCCAGGACGGCCTCGGCCACTCCGTGCACACCAGCGACGCCGACTACCTCGCCGGACTGGCCGAGCTCGCCGACCCGGAGCCGGCCGCCGCCCCCGCGCCCGCGCCGGTCGCCGCGCAGATCCCGGCGCAGCACGAGCCCGACCCGTACGCCTACCAGCAGCAGCCCCAGCAGGTGGACCCGTACGGCTACCCGCAGCAGGACCCGTACGCGTACCAGCAGCCCCAGCAGGTCGACGCGTACGGCTACCCGCAGCAGGACCCCTACGCCTACCAGCAGCAGCCCCAGGTCCAGCAGCAGCCGGCCGCGCTCGACGAGACCAGCTTCTTCGACACGAGCATGATCGACCTGGAGCAGCTGCGCCGGTACGAGCAGGGCCAGTAG
- a CDS encoding DUF177 domain-containing protein, which yields MFDTHELGRRPGALQRISRTVDAPADLGVAGVVGVPEGAPVEIELRLESVMEGVLVTGTARASAEGECVRCLEPVELELDADFQEMFSYPDSDDRGRAKAASDDEDDEDEDMIPLEDGMFDLEPVLRDAVVLALPMQPVCREDCAGLCSECGINLNDDPDHHHDATDIRWAALQELAGSLGADEKDNMSDAATGVDEKQEK from the coding sequence GTGTTCGACACGCACGAGCTGGGGCGGCGTCCCGGTGCCCTCCAGCGGATCTCCCGCACGGTCGACGCGCCCGCCGACCTCGGCGTCGCGGGAGTCGTCGGAGTGCCCGAGGGCGCTCCGGTGGAGATCGAGCTCCGACTCGAGTCGGTCATGGAAGGGGTGCTTGTCACAGGCACCGCCCGTGCATCGGCCGAGGGGGAGTGCGTAAGGTGTCTGGAGCCCGTCGAGCTGGAGCTCGACGCGGACTTCCAGGAGATGTTCTCGTACCCCGACTCCGACGACCGGGGCCGCGCCAAGGCGGCCTCGGACGACGAGGACGACGAAGACGAGGACATGATCCCCCTCGAGGACGGCATGTTCGACCTCGAACCCGTGCTGCGTGACGCAGTGGTACTCGCGCTGCCCATGCAGCCGGTGTGCCGGGAGGACTGTGCGGGTCTGTGTTCCGAATGCGGAATCAACCTGAACGACGACCCGGACCACCACCACGACGCCACCGACATCCGTTGGGCGGCACTGCAGGAACTCGCCGGTTCGCTGGGAGCCGACGAGAAGGACAACATGAGCGACGCCGCTACCGGTGTCGACGAGAAGCAGGAGAAGTAG
- a CDS encoding Lrp/AsnC family transcriptional regulator — MVQAYILIQTEVGKASTVADTIAKIPGVIQAEDVTGPYDVIVRAQADTVDELGRMVVAKVQQVDGITRTLTCPVVHL; from the coding sequence GTGGTACAGGCGTACATTCTGATTCAGACCGAGGTGGGCAAGGCGTCGACCGTCGCCGACACCATCGCCAAGATCCCGGGGGTGATCCAGGCAGAGGACGTCACCGGACCGTACGACGTGATCGTGCGGGCCCAGGCCGACACGGTCGACGAGCTCGGCCGCATGGTGGTCGCGAAGGTCCAGCAAGTGGACGGCATCACGCGCACCCTGACCTGCCCGGTCGTCCATCTGTAG
- the rsmD gene encoding 16S rRNA (guanine(966)-N(2))-methyltransferase RsmD — MTRVIAGTAGGRRLAVPPGNGTRPTSDRAREGLFSTWEALFGIEGARVADLYAGSGAVGLEALSRGAAHALLVEADARAARTVRENVRALGLPGAEARTGKAEQVVTGPAPAEPYDLVFLDPPYAVPDEELREILLTLRAGGWLSEDAVVTVERATRGGEFGWPDGFEALRSRRYGEGTFWYGRVTAGEDHR; from the coding sequence ATGACCCGCGTGATCGCCGGCACCGCCGGCGGACGGCGCCTGGCCGTGCCCCCGGGCAACGGCACCCGCCCCACCTCCGACCGGGCGCGCGAGGGCCTCTTCTCCACCTGGGAGGCGCTCTTCGGCATCGAGGGCGCCCGGGTCGCCGACCTGTACGCCGGCTCCGGCGCCGTGGGCCTGGAGGCGCTCTCCCGCGGCGCCGCCCACGCCCTGCTCGTCGAGGCCGACGCCCGGGCCGCCCGCACCGTCCGCGAGAACGTGCGCGCGCTCGGCCTGCCCGGCGCCGAGGCCCGCACCGGCAAGGCCGAGCAGGTCGTCACCGGACCGGCCCCGGCAGAGCCGTACGACCTGGTCTTCCTCGACCCGCCCTACGCCGTCCCGGACGAGGAGCTGCGCGAGATCCTCCTCACACTGCGCGCGGGGGGCTGGCTGAGCGAGGATGCCGTCGTCACCGTGGAGCGCGCCACGCGGGGCGGGGAGTTCGGCTGGCCGGACGGCTTCGAGGCCCTGCGCTCCCGCCGCTACGGTGAGGGAACGTTCTGGTACGGCCGCGTCACGGCCGGCGAGGACCACCGATGA
- the rnc gene encoding ribonuclease III — protein MSDNINNASSHTLLEGRLGYHLESALLVRALTHRSYAYENGGLPTNERLEFLGDSVLGLVVTDTLYRTHPDLPEGQLAKLRAAVVNSRALADVGRGLDLGSFIRLGRGEEGTGGRDKASILADTLEAVIGAVYLDQGLDAASELVHRLFDPLIEKSSNLGAGLDWKTSLQELTAAEGLGVPEYLVSEEGPDHEKTFTAAARVGGVSYGTGTGRSKKEAEQQAAESAWRAIRAAADERVAAAKAAAEAGTTGEQERKDGAAPATA, from the coding sequence ATGTCTGACAACATCAACAACGCCTCGTCCCACACGCTTCTGGAAGGGCGGCTCGGGTATCACCTCGAGTCCGCCCTTCTGGTGCGTGCGCTGACCCACCGCTCGTACGCGTACGAGAACGGCGGTCTGCCCACCAACGAGCGGCTGGAGTTCCTCGGGGACTCCGTGCTCGGCCTGGTGGTCACCGACACCCTCTACCGCACGCACCCCGATCTGCCCGAGGGCCAGCTGGCCAAGCTCCGGGCCGCGGTGGTCAACTCGCGTGCGCTGGCGGACGTCGGGCGCGGTCTCGACCTGGGCTCCTTCATCCGGCTCGGCCGGGGCGAAGAGGGCACGGGCGGCCGGGACAAGGCATCCATCCTCGCCGACACCCTCGAAGCGGTGATCGGCGCGGTCTATCTCGACCAGGGTCTCGACGCGGCCTCCGAGCTGGTGCACCGGCTCTTCGACCCGCTGATCGAGAAGTCCTCCAACCTCGGTGCCGGACTGGACTGGAAGACCAGCCTCCAGGAGCTCACCGCGGCCGAGGGTCTCGGCGTGCCGGAGTACCTCGTCTCCGAGGAGGGCCCCGACCACGAGAAGACCTTCACTGCTGCCGCCCGCGTCGGTGGTGTCTCGTACGGCACCGGCACCGGCCGCAGCAAGAAGGAGGCGGAGCAGCAGGCCGCCGAGTCCGCGTGGCGCGCGATCCGCGCGGCCGCGGACGAGCGGGTGGCGGCGGCCAAGGCCGCGGCCGAGGCCGGCACGACCGGCGAGCAGGAGCGGAAGGACGGGGCCGCACCGGCCACCGCCTGA
- a CDS encoding DAK2 domain-containing protein encodes MSRAPQPFDPTVRSDERLVLDAGTVRAWSARTAEALGRERAAIDAINVYPVADGDTGTNLYLTADAAHRAVEAVFTAPGAAGDSAPDTRDAVRAMAHGALLGARGNSGTILSQLLRGMAGVLAEGADGDHLARALSTAAASARAAVAHPEEGTILTVASAAAACCAGGGTLADVARRAYEGARTALEATPGQLAVLGRAGVVDAGGQGLVAVLGALVETVTGSAPAALPPSPGVRALPDGPGEPCGPADEGPAYEVLYLLEAEDAAVELLRARLDALGDSLVVVGGDGLWNVHVHVDDAGAAVEAGIEAGRPHRIRITHFASTAPAAGVPADSAAHAREERAARAVVAVLPGEGLAGLCAEAGATTVQARPGEPPADDELLAAVRRAHAREVVLLPNDTDLRAAAATAAERARAEGIRVALIPTRAAVQGIAALAVHEPERSFDEDVVAMTAAAGATRYAELAVAERQSFTSAGVCQAGDVLGLIEGDVAVIGQDLTDTARTVLDRMLQAGGELVTLVVADGTPPGLAGILEAHVRRGYLAVDTVTYHAGAGAPPLLIGVE; translated from the coding sequence TTGTCGCGAGCCCCGCAGCCCTTCGACCCCACCGTCCGGAGTGACGAGCGTCTCGTCCTCGACGCCGGGACGGTACGGGCCTGGAGCGCGCGGACGGCCGAGGCGCTCGGACGGGAGCGGGCCGCCATCGACGCCATCAACGTCTACCCGGTCGCCGACGGGGACACCGGCACCAACCTCTACCTGACCGCCGACGCCGCCCACCGGGCCGTCGAGGCCGTCTTCACCGCCCCCGGCGCCGCCGGCGACTCCGCGCCCGACACCCGCGACGCCGTACGGGCCATGGCCCACGGCGCGCTGCTCGGCGCCCGCGGCAACTCCGGCACCATCCTGTCCCAGCTGCTCCGCGGCATGGCCGGCGTGCTGGCCGAGGGCGCCGACGGCGACCACCTGGCCCGCGCCCTCTCCACCGCCGCCGCCTCCGCCCGCGCGGCCGTCGCCCACCCCGAGGAGGGCACCATCCTCACCGTCGCCTCCGCCGCGGCGGCGTGCTGCGCGGGCGGCGGCACCCTCGCGGACGTGGCCAGGAGGGCCTACGAGGGGGCCAGGACCGCCCTGGAGGCCACCCCCGGGCAACTGGCCGTCCTCGGCCGCGCGGGGGTCGTGGACGCGGGCGGACAGGGCCTGGTGGCCGTCCTCGGCGCACTGGTGGAGACGGTGACCGGCTCGGCCCCGGCAGCGCTCCCGCCGTCCCCCGGCGTACGGGCGCTGCCCGACGGACCGGGCGAGCCCTGCGGGCCCGCCGACGAGGGGCCCGCGTACGAGGTCCTGTACCTCCTGGAGGCCGAGGACGCCGCCGTCGAACTCCTCCGGGCCCGGCTCGACGCCCTCGGCGACTCCCTCGTCGTCGTCGGCGGCGACGGGCTCTGGAACGTCCACGTCCACGTGGACGACGCCGGCGCCGCGGTCGAGGCCGGGATCGAGGCCGGCCGGCCGCACCGGATCCGTATCACCCACTTCGCGAGCACCGCGCCCGCCGCGGGCGTCCCGGCCGATTCCGCCGCCCACGCGCGCGAGGAACGGGCCGCCCGGGCCGTCGTCGCCGTCCTCCCCGGCGAAGGGCTCGCCGGACTCTGCGCCGAGGCCGGCGCCACCACCGTCCAGGCCCGGCCCGGCGAACCGCCCGCGGACGACGAACTCCTCGCCGCCGTCCGCCGCGCCCACGCGCGCGAGGTCGTCCTCCTGCCCAACGACACCGACCTGCGGGCCGCCGCCGCGACCGCCGCCGAACGCGCCCGCGCCGAAGGCATCCGGGTCGCCCTCATCCCCACCCGGGCCGCCGTCCAGGGCATCGCCGCCCTCGCCGTCCACGAACCCGAGCGCAGCTTCGACGAGGACGTCGTCGCCATGACCGCCGCCGCCGGCGCCACCCGCTACGCCGAACTCGCCGTCGCCGAACGCCAGTCCTTCACCTCCGCCGGCGTCTGCCAGGCCGGGGACGTCCTCGGCCTCATCGAGGGCGACGTCGCCGTCATCGGCCAGGACCTCACCGACACCGCCCGCACCGTCCTCGACCGGATGCTCCAGGCCGGCGGCGAACTCGTCACCCTCGTCGTCGCCGACGGCACCCCGCCCGGCCTCGCCGGCATCCTCGAAGCCCACGTCCGCCGCGGCTACCTGGCCGTCGACACCGTCACCTACCACGCGGGCGCCGGCGCCCCGCCGCTCCTCATCGGGGTCGAGTAG
- the rpmF gene encoding 50S ribosomal protein L32, giving the protein MAVPKRKMSRSNTRHRRSQWKAAVPTLVSCERCQEPKLQHIACPSCGTYNKRQVLSV; this is encoded by the coding sequence GTGGCTGTTCCGAAGCGGAAGATGTCGCGCAGCAACACGCGCCACCGCCGGTCGCAGTGGAAGGCTGCGGTCCCCACCCTGGTTTCGTGTGAGCGTTGCCAGGAGCCGAAGCTGCAGCACATCGCGTGCCCGAGCTGCGGCACCTACAACAAGCGCCAGGTCCTCTCGGTCTGA
- the rpmB gene encoding 50S ribosomal protein L28, which translates to MAANCDVCGKGPGFGNNISHSHRRTSRRWNPNIQRVRAVVGRTPKRLNVCTSCIKAGKVSR; encoded by the coding sequence GTGGCTGCCAACTGCGACGTCTGCGGCAAGGGGCCGGGCTTCGGCAACAACATTTCGCACTCGCACCGCCGTACGTCTCGTCGCTGGAACCCGAACATCCAGCGTGTGCGTGCCGTGGTCGGTCGGACGCCGAAGCGGCTCAACGTCTGCACCTCGTGCATCAAGGCCGGCAAGGTCTCGCGCTAA
- a CDS encoding thiamine-phosphate kinase gives MKGTVGELGEFGLIRELTSRLTSTPAVRIGPGDDAAVVSAPDRRVVASTDILLEGRHFRRDWSTAYDVGRKAAAQNLADIAAMGAVPTALLLGLVVPAELPVTWPTELMDGLRDECQVAGAAVVGGDVVRGDTIMVSITALGDLRNHDPVTRGGAEPGDVVAYTGWLGWSAAGYAVLSRGFRSPRAFVEAHRRPEPPYHAGPAAAGLGATAMCDVSDGLIADLGHIAEASNVRIDLRSGLIDIPSQMHDIGQAVGVDPRQWVLTGGEDHAIVATFPPDVKLPARWKVIGEVVAPSALPQVTVDGAPWHSAGGWDHFGETE, from the coding sequence GTGAAGGGCACAGTCGGAGAACTGGGCGAGTTCGGGCTCATCAGGGAGCTCACGTCCCGGCTCACCTCCACCCCGGCGGTACGGATCGGGCCCGGCGACGACGCCGCCGTGGTCTCGGCCCCGGACCGGCGCGTGGTGGCCAGCACGGACATCCTGCTCGAAGGACGGCACTTCCGCCGCGACTGGTCGACGGCGTACGACGTCGGCCGCAAGGCCGCCGCGCAGAACCTCGCCGACATCGCCGCCATGGGCGCGGTCCCCACCGCGCTCCTCCTCGGCCTCGTCGTCCCCGCCGAACTCCCCGTCACCTGGCCCACGGAACTGATGGACGGGCTGCGCGACGAATGTCAGGTCGCGGGCGCCGCGGTGGTCGGCGGCGACGTCGTCCGCGGCGACACGATCATGGTCTCCATCACCGCGCTCGGCGACCTCCGCAACCACGACCCGGTCACCCGGGGCGGCGCCGAGCCCGGCGACGTCGTCGCCTACACCGGCTGGCTCGGCTGGTCCGCCGCCGGGTACGCGGTCCTCTCCCGCGGCTTCCGCTCCCCGCGCGCCTTCGTCGAGGCCCACCGCCGGCCCGAACCGCCGTACCACGCGGGCCCCGCGGCCGCCGGGCTCGGCGCCACCGCCATGTGCGACGTCAGCGACGGCCTCATCGCCGACCTCGGCCACATCGCCGAGGCCAGCAACGTCCGCATCGACCTGCGCTCCGGCCTCATCGACATCCCCAGCCAGATGCACGACATCGGCCAGGCCGTCGGCGTCGACCCGCGCCAGTGGGTCCTCACCGGAGGCGAGGACCACGCGATCGTCGCCACCTTCCCGCCGGACGTGAAGCTGCCCGCCCGCTGGAAGGTCATCGGCGAGGTCGTCGCCCCCTCCGCGCTGCCCCAGGTGACCGTCGACGGCGCCCCCTGGCACAGCGCCGGCGGCTGGGACCACTTCGGGGAGACCGAGTGA